Proteins encoded within one genomic window of Zestosphaera sp.:
- a CDS encoding NADH-ubiquinone oxidoreductase-F iron-sulfur binding region domain-containing protein, with product MHDFKRLREIIYGSRGFRIRVPISSCTLAAGAENVYNAVVEALKTLGVDAEIHRVGCMGACYLDPWIELAKEGLPPAIYANVKAEAVEDLISRYVDGDLGGALAIRFRVDGFVNVPTLDSLPAWRHQVRFVSRNCGLVDPESIDDYIATGGYSGLKKALSLSREGVIDAIRVSGLRGRGGAGFPTWQKWKIAYDQKSDVKYVICNGDEGDPGAFMNRLLAESDPHRVLEGLIIAGYAVGASKGYIFVRAEKPLMADRLESAVQQARERSFLGENILGSGFRFDVEVYRSAGAFVCGEETALISAIEGRSRPRQRPPYPATSGLWGKPTVINNVETLAHVATIFQVGVEEFTAYGTERSKGTKMFCVTGSVKRTGVYEIPIGTKIRTLIYDLAGGPPEGRKVKAVQIGGPSGGCIPADLVDLELDYESLQAYGAIMGSGGLVVIDDSNCMVDVAKFFTNFTLAESCGKCLPCRVGMKVLSNMLERITSGEGVLEDLETIQELGEATSRSSLCALGGTAPNPVISTLRYFKDEYLEHITNKKCPAKVCSKLVSYSIDVASCRGCGQCARNCPTKAISGMPGKAYRIDPGLCIKCGQCLVACPFGAVRKV from the coding sequence ATGCATGATTTCAAGCGGTTGAGGGAGATCATCTACGGCTCCAGAGGATTCAGAATCAGAGTTCCTATATCCAGCTGCACGCTAGCCGCAGGTGCTGAGAATGTCTACAACGCCGTGGTTGAGGCTCTGAAGACCCTGGGAGTCGACGCTGAGATCCATAGAGTCGGGTGTATGGGCGCCTGTTACCTTGACCCATGGATAGAATTGGCAAAGGAGGGGTTGCCACCAGCTATCTATGCGAACGTCAAGGCAGAGGCCGTTGAGGATTTAATAAGCAGATACGTTGACGGCGACCTCGGCGGTGCTCTAGCCATTAGATTCAGGGTTGATGGATTCGTCAATGTCCCTACGTTAGACTCCCTGCCCGCATGGAGACATCAGGTCAGGTTTGTTTCCAGGAATTGCGGTCTGGTGGATCCGGAATCCATAGACGACTACATCGCCACAGGAGGCTATTCGGGACTGAAGAAGGCGCTTAGCTTAAGCAGGGAAGGGGTCATCGACGCTATAAGGGTCTCAGGACTAAGGGGCCGCGGCGGCGCTGGATTCCCGACCTGGCAGAAGTGGAAGATCGCTTACGACCAGAAGAGCGACGTGAAGTACGTCATATGTAACGGGGATGAGGGGGATCCTGGCGCATTCATGAATAGACTCTTAGCTGAGTCGGATCCGCATAGGGTTCTAGAGGGCCTCATAATAGCCGGCTACGCCGTAGGTGCCTCCAAAGGATATATATTCGTTAGGGCTGAGAAGCCGCTGATGGCAGACAGGCTCGAAAGCGCGGTGCAGCAGGCCAGAGAACGGAGTTTCCTAGGCGAGAACATCCTTGGAAGCGGCTTCAGATTCGACGTCGAGGTATATAGAAGCGCTGGAGCCTTCGTGTGCGGCGAGGAGACGGCGCTCATATCCGCGATAGAGGGTAGGTCTAGGCCTAGGCAGAGACCACCCTACCCAGCGACCAGCGGGCTGTGGGGGAAACCAACCGTGATAAACAACGTTGAGACACTTGCTCACGTCGCCACCATATTCCAGGTTGGGGTGGAGGAGTTCACTGCCTACGGGACTGAGAGGTCCAAGGGAACCAAGATGTTCTGCGTGACGGGTTCCGTCAAGAGGACGGGTGTGTACGAGATACCTATAGGCACGAAGATAAGGACGCTTATCTACGACCTAGCGGGGGGGCCTCCTGAAGGAAGGAAGGTCAAGGCCGTGCAGATAGGGGGTCCCAGCGGCGGATGCATACCTGCAGACTTGGTTGATCTTGAGTTAGATTATGAGAGCCTCCAGGCTTACGGAGCTATAATGGGCTCCGGAGGGCTTGTAGTTATTGACGACTCCAACTGCATGGTTGATGTCGCTAAGTTCTTCACGAACTTCACCCTGGCTGAGTCGTGTGGTAAGTGCTTGCCTTGCAGAGTCGGGATGAAGGTACTCAGCAACATGCTCGAGAGAATCACATCTGGTGAGGGGGTCCTAGAGGATTTAGAGACCATACAGGAACTTGGGGAAGCAACGTCCAGAAGTAGCTTATGCGCGTTAGGCGGGACGGCACCGAACCCAGTCATATCAACCCTCAGGTACTTTAAGGACGAATACTTGGAGCACATTACCAACAAGAAATGCCCTGCCAAGGTCTGCAGTAAATTAGTGTCCTACTCTATAGACGTTGCGTCGTGCAGAGGGTGTGGCCAATGCGCGAGAAACTGCCCCACGAAAGCCATCTCAGGAATGCCTGGGAAGGCCTACAGGATAGATCCTGGGCTTTGTATTAAGTGCGGGCAATGCTTGGTTGCGTGTCCCTTCGGGGCTGTGAGGAAGGTGTAG
- a CDS encoding NAD(P)H-dependent oxidoreductase subunit E translates to MVDEIVSRYGYDRGRLVGMLQEIQKRFLYLPREALERLSARLGIPLSEVLNVATFYHQFRLEPVGKYVVYVCFGTACYLRGSSEVYEAMRKAVGLDGGRTTTSDGAVTVAVSVEKARCFGCCSLAPVVMVMSSDGSERYVHGRLTPSEGRKVVLSYRSKALERMKGHENA, encoded by the coding sequence ATGGTTGATGAGATCGTCAGTAGGTACGGATATGATAGGGGTAGGTTGGTGGGCATGCTTCAAGAGATTCAGAAGAGGTTTCTCTATCTGCCCAGAGAAGCTCTTGAGAGGCTCTCGGCTAGATTAGGCATCCCCCTCTCGGAGGTTCTTAACGTCGCAACATTCTATCATCAATTCAGGCTGGAACCCGTTGGTAAGTACGTTGTTTACGTGTGCTTCGGCACCGCCTGCTATCTGAGGGGGTCCTCAGAAGTCTACGAGGCCATGAGGAAGGCTGTCGGGCTCGACGGCGGCAGGACTACCACCAGCGACGGGGCCGTAACGGTGGCCGTGTCTGTAGAGAAGGCCAGGTGTTTCGGTTGCTGTAGCTTAGCGCCTGTGGTCATGGTCATGTCTTCCGACGGTAGTGAGAGATACGTCCACGGCAGGCTGACCCCTTCGGAAGGTAGGAAGGTGGTTCTTAGTTATAGGTCTAAGGCGCTGGAGAGGATGAAGGGGCACGAGAATGCATGA
- a CDS encoding AbrB/MazE/SpoVT family DNA-binding domain-containing protein: MSEKVVKKVSVVGKGSLSVIIPKKWAESIGIKPGDDVNLVFDGSRITMLPRTQRESDEGMNILVEVESQDLALRKLVSAYLEGVTKVKVKSSYVDVIELAEKLKSNVTMFILKADPSSDVHEFVFNDVKAELDSIAKLMESTIYEVLEALEEGALERASLAYKEVMRMYLYFLRNLKLHLAEESIEPYEAIDLVLAVEYVKELLDVLMSMNPQEARSDKCVGNLLELTEASTRALFSQDIDSAVNTAGNVLKALATINAAQGLCDRCRHLLTKISEIVLGRCIRNKACRCKHFYPRV; encoded by the coding sequence ATGTCCGAGAAGGTAGTTAAGAAGGTGAGCGTGGTTGGCAAGGGCTCGCTATCTGTAATCATACCTAAAAAGTGGGCGGAGTCAATTGGGATAAAGCCCGGCGACGATGTCAACCTAGTGTTCGATGGGAGTAGAATTACGATGTTACCGCGTACCCAGAGAGAAAGCGATGAGGGCATGAACATACTTGTCGAAGTTGAGAGTCAAGACCTGGCCTTGAGAAAGCTTGTGTCAGCATACTTGGAGGGCGTCACTAAGGTCAAGGTCAAGTCAAGCTATGTAGATGTTATAGAGTTAGCCGAGAAGCTCAAGAGCAACGTGACTATGTTCATATTAAAAGCCGACCCGAGCTCGGACGTCCATGAATTCGTCTTCAACGACGTTAAGGCGGAGTTGGACTCCATCGCCAAACTCATGGAGTCAACAATATACGAGGTCTTAGAGGCTCTAGAGGAGGGCGCCCTCGAGAGGGCATCACTAGCATATAAAGAGGTCATGCGGATGTACCTCTATTTCCTCAGAAACCTGAAATTGCATCTGGCGGAGGAGTCTATAGAACCTTATGAAGCGATAGATTTGGTTCTAGCTGTGGAGTACGTTAAGGAGTTGCTTGACGTCCTGATGAGCATGAACCCTCAAGAGGCTCGTAGCGATAAATGCGTAGGTAATCTCTTAGAACTGACTGAAGCGTCCACACGCGCTCTGTTCAGTCAGGACATAGACTCCGCTGTGAATACAGCCGGCAACGTGCTCAAAGCCCTCGCCACGATAAACGCGGCTCAAGGGTTATGCGATAGGTGTAGGCATCTGCTGACGAAGATCTCAGAGATTGTTTTAGGGCGATGCATCAGGAACAAGGCCTGCAGGTGCAAACACTTCTATCCGAGGGTCTGA
- the pyrH gene encoding UMP kinase, giving the protein MERVVIKLTGKVFSVENVKTLAELADVILKYRGSGVKIAVVVGGGETARKYISMASEAGVSLGWQDILGIGASRLNAMLLSAMLGDHAYYPVPTRIEDFIHAWNLDKIAVGGGLQPGQSTNAVAASLAELLNVELLINATTVDGVYDKDPKIEPNASVLRELTIRDLRKVLTQSYVPGRYELLDPVALSIIERARLQVVFINAFKPYMLKSVLSGERVYGSWVRPE; this is encoded by the coding sequence ATGGAGCGTGTAGTGATTAAGCTGACGGGTAAGGTCTTCAGCGTCGAGAACGTTAAGACGCTCGCAGAGCTGGCGGACGTGATTCTGAAGTATAGAGGGAGCGGGGTTAAGATCGCGGTGGTTGTGGGTGGCGGCGAAACTGCCAGGAAGTACATAAGCATGGCCTCTGAGGCGGGGGTCTCGCTTGGATGGCAGGACATCCTAGGGATAGGTGCGTCGAGACTTAACGCTATGCTGCTCTCAGCCATGTTGGGTGACCACGCCTACTACCCAGTGCCGACTAGGATAGAGGACTTCATACACGCGTGGAACTTGGATAAAATCGCCGTGGGGGGAGGATTGCAACCAGGTCAGTCCACGAACGCTGTAGCTGCATCCCTCGCTGAACTCTTGAACGTAGAGCTGCTGATAAACGCCACCACAGTAGATGGCGTCTACGACAAAGACCCCAAGATAGAGCCTAACGCCAGCGTCCTGAGGGAGCTGACGATACGTGATTTAAGGAAGGTGTTGACGCAGTCCTACGTGCCTGGAAGATATGAATTGCTAGATCCTGTAGCCCTCTCCATAATCGAGAGAGCCCGGCTTCAGGTAGTCTTCATAAACGCGTTTAAACCATACATGCTCAAATCAGTGCTTTCTGGAGAGAGAGTCTATGGATCTTGGGTCAGGCCTGAGTAG
- a CDS encoding D-aminoacyl-tRNA deacylase, with the protein MRLGVFRPGFPQTADRVGLPVSGYGRDIEGRHTLGLQASAGVIGVVYNVDDPAGKGVADHLRRVFRCRETRRSGSIASWVIEEVDAVLVGFREDVIYFDFLDDVLPEANSYVVLSLHRASSGIKSLTVHHTGNPTAAAEAGGRPRELSIANPSLTYSILSNLSRLASEGLPGFEVVYEVTHHGPTNLEKPLTFVEIGSSESEWRLKRAHAVVGDAVADALINVKLPPNCTPTVGFGGPHYAEGFTKRALSLGECYGHIISRYAIKELSTSEGELREVSRLAVLRSNPPAVKAVIAKMGAIPRSSILDVLKSLGIQHEITG; encoded by the coding sequence GTGAGGCTGGGAGTGTTTCGGCCAGGCTTTCCTCAAACTGCAGACCGCGTAGGCTTACCCGTTAGTGGCTACGGCCGCGACATTGAAGGACGCCACACACTAGGCTTACAAGCAAGTGCGGGCGTCATTGGAGTCGTGTATAACGTCGACGACCCTGCGGGGAAGGGGGTTGCAGACCATTTGAGAAGGGTGTTCAGGTGTAGGGAGACCCGCAGGTCAGGTAGCATCGCATCATGGGTTATTGAGGAGGTTGACGCTGTCTTAGTGGGTTTCAGGGAGGATGTCATATATTTCGACTTTCTGGACGATGTCTTGCCTGAGGCGAATTCCTACGTAGTTCTCTCACTCCATAGGGCAAGCTCGGGCATCAAGTCCTTGACAGTTCACCACACAGGTAACCCCACGGCAGCCGCTGAAGCGGGCGGTAGACCTAGGGAGCTCTCGATAGCTAATCCATCCCTGACATACTCAATTCTAAGTAACCTCAGCAGACTGGCTTCAGAGGGTCTCCCAGGGTTTGAGGTTGTCTATGAGGTAACTCACCACGGCCCCACGAACCTCGAAAAACCGCTGACTTTTGTTGAGATAGGTTCTTCAGAGAGTGAGTGGCGCCTGAAGAGAGCTCATGCGGTGGTGGGTGATGCAGTTGCTGACGCTTTAATAAACGTTAAACTGCCGCCTAACTGCACGCCGACCGTAGGCTTCGGAGGACCGCACTACGCAGAGGGATTCACCAAGAGGGCGCTTAGCCTCGGCGAGTGCTACGGTCACATAATATCTAGGTACGCGATTAAAGAGCTCTCAACCAGCGAGGGTGAGTTGAGGGAGGTCTCTAGGCTGGCTGTGTTGAGGAGTAACCCGCCAGCGGTTAAGGCGGTGATAGCTAAGATGGGAGCTATCCCACGGAGCTCAATCCTTGATGTGTTGAAATCTCTTGGCATACAGCACGAGATCACAGGCTAG
- a CDS encoding DUF711 family protein, whose protein sequence is MMVRALTLTYAQVDNVGEVLNDLEKASKALTGVGYPPWTVRVTLPEGVPKELTQLLCNSKYLFSAYHRSINEVRYEELRNLMTCRNAFATILMSEWEEASEASELLINLVKDLGYDASTRLGFSVGDYVETPYYPLSTSRRYGASIALRYVDTALQVLKSSSNLEEASGKLGGILRELETILNSTFKNLEIPYLGIDLSLSPWMEESVVPLIEHVSGAAFPNAGSAWGVKALNSLLGNIAEMHGIRTLGFNEVMLPVGEDNNLMRLVRDGTLRLSHLTFLTAYCLVGVDMVALPGDKNLIKHVFEDVLAAYEVKRKTVGVRVIPVFNGREVTISRFGTIPVIST, encoded by the coding sequence ATGATGGTTCGTGCGTTAACGTTGACCTACGCTCAAGTTGATAACGTGGGAGAAGTCTTGAATGATTTGGAGAAGGCCTCAAAGGCTCTGACGGGTGTTGGATACCCGCCATGGACCGTCAGAGTCACCCTCCCTGAAGGGGTCCCCAAGGAACTGACTCAATTACTGTGCAATAGTAAGTACCTGTTCTCGGCGTATCACAGAAGCATTAATGAAGTGCGGTACGAGGAGTTGCGGAACCTTATGACGTGCAGGAACGCCTTCGCAACGATCCTAATGTCTGAGTGGGAGGAAGCATCTGAAGCCTCTGAACTACTCATCAATCTGGTGAAGGATCTGGGATACGATGCGTCCACCAGGCTGGGGTTCTCAGTAGGTGACTACGTCGAGACACCCTACTACCCACTCTCAACTTCAAGGAGGTATGGTGCTTCAATAGCTTTAAGATACGTCGACACAGCGCTTCAGGTGTTGAAGAGTTCGAGCAATCTCGAGGAAGCGTCCGGAAAGTTAGGGGGGATCCTCAGAGAGTTAGAAACTATCTTAAACTCGACGTTCAAGAATCTGGAGATTCCCTATCTAGGGATAGACCTTTCACTCTCCCCATGGATGGAGGAGTCGGTAGTGCCTCTCATAGAACACGTGAGTGGGGCCGCATTTCCCAATGCCGGGAGCGCGTGGGGCGTTAAGGCTTTAAACAGTCTGCTTGGCAACATCGCTGAGATGCACGGTATAAGGACGCTTGGATTCAATGAAGTCATGCTCCCGGTCGGCGAAGACAACAACCTAATGAGGTTGGTTAGGGATGGTACATTAAGGCTCTCGCATCTGACATTCCTGACTGCCTACTGCCTGGTAGGCGTTGATATGGTCGCGTTGCCGGGAGACAAGAACTTGATTAAGCACGTGTTCGAGGATGTCTTGGCGGCTTACGAAGTCAAGAGGAAAACGGTAGGAGTTAGAGTCATCCCAGTGTTTAATGGGAGGGAGGTGACGATATCCAGATTCGGTACAATACCGGTGATTTCAACGTAG
- a CDS encoding ribbon-helix-helix domain-containing protein, with protein sequence MDGSCMKTISVRLPEELIECLNTCSFRSGRNRSDVIRDALKTYLTNTPGKLKSGETRIRRVLVY encoded by the coding sequence GTGGATGGATCTTGCATGAAAACGATCTCGGTGAGACTGCCTGAAGAGCTAATTGAATGCCTAAACACCTGCTCGTTCAGAAGTGGTAGGAACCGTTCCGATGTAATAAGAGACGCCCTCAAAACCTACCTGACCAACACTCCGGGCAAACTCAAGTCCGGTGAAACACGCATTAGGAGAGTGCTCGTCTACTAG
- a CDS encoding digeranylgeranylglycerophospholipid reductase: MDSYDIVVVGAGVAGASLAYFLGGKGFKTLVIDVRPYERIGDKPCADAIGKHHFDEVGMEPPGGDLLEGHVRGIDVYSPSELVKYRVLGEGYEVDRVKFTKTLLSEAIDRGVEFRSETQGVEPIVKDSYVVGLITWSRAEGRREIRSKVVVDASGMARAVVRRLDPNHWPVHDDIVPVDYNIAYREVRALKDYVEEPDILRIYVSKKVAPGGYWWVFPYSRDGNVVNVGLGVQGGMNYPNPKDLLYKYVLSRPEYRESKVIEAGGAAVPTRRPAQTLVWNGLAMTGDAAYTVNPVHGGGKGSAILASWCVSNAVAHALELGDPSAGNLWNANMCFNRRYGAKQAALDVFRLFLQKLSDEDLEYGMSRKIIKEEDLNTVSLKGDLELSVVEKAMRLLAGLSRPSLLLKLRRVAHYMSEVKRLYMNYPETPDGLSKWRAEVEGLYSRFVGEL, encoded by the coding sequence ATGGATTCGTATGATATCGTTGTGGTGGGTGCTGGTGTTGCCGGCGCCTCGCTTGCCTACTTCCTAGGAGGTAAGGGCTTCAAGACTTTAGTCATTGATGTTAGACCTTACGAGAGGATAGGTGATAAGCCCTGTGCCGACGCTATAGGGAAGCATCATTTCGATGAAGTTGGGATGGAACCCCCGGGTGGGGATCTGCTTGAGGGGCATGTTAGAGGTATCGATGTGTACTCACCCTCTGAGCTAGTCAAGTACAGGGTTCTGGGGGAAGGCTACGAGGTGGACAGAGTGAAGTTCACTAAAACGCTGTTAAGCGAGGCGATAGACCGTGGTGTGGAATTTCGGAGTGAGACTCAAGGGGTTGAGCCGATAGTCAAGGACAGTTATGTAGTGGGGCTCATCACGTGGAGCAGGGCTGAGGGCAGGCGTGAGATACGCTCTAAAGTAGTTGTTGATGCTTCGGGTATGGCTAGGGCTGTAGTCAGAAGGCTTGACCCTAACCACTGGCCTGTGCACGACGATATCGTGCCCGTGGACTATAACATAGCCTACAGGGAGGTCAGAGCGTTGAAGGACTATGTCGAGGAGCCGGATATTCTGAGGATATATGTGAGTAAGAAGGTAGCTCCTGGAGGATACTGGTGGGTTTTCCCATACTCCAGGGATGGCAACGTGGTTAACGTGGGTCTAGGCGTTCAGGGCGGCATGAACTACCCCAACCCTAAGGACCTCCTCTACAAGTATGTGTTGAGCAGACCCGAATACAGGGAGAGTAAGGTGATAGAAGCGGGGGGCGCTGCTGTGCCGACTAGGAGGCCTGCACAGACGTTGGTATGGAACGGTTTAGCGATGACAGGGGATGCGGCATATACTGTGAATCCCGTACACGGTGGGGGGAAGGGTTCAGCCATCCTTGCCTCCTGGTGTGTGTCGAATGCAGTAGCCCACGCCCTAGAGTTGGGGGATCCCTCCGCCGGGAATCTGTGGAATGCTAACATGTGCTTTAACAGGAGATACGGTGCTAAGCAAGCAGCTCTGGACGTGTTTAGACTGTTCCTTCAGAAGTTAAGTGACGAGGACCTCGAGTATGGCATGAGCAGGAAGATAATAAAGGAGGAAGACCTAAACACGGTCTCCCTTAAGGGGGACCTTGAGTTAAGCGTGGTTGAGAAGGCGATGAGGTTGTTGGCAGGTCTATCTAGACCATCATTACTCCTCAAACTTAGGAGGGTAGCTCACTACATGAGTGAGGTGAAGCGACTCTACATGAATTACCCGGAGACTCCTGACGGACTGAGCAAGTGGCGTGCAGAGGTTGAGGGGCTCTACAGCAGATTCGTGGGGGAGTTGTAA
- a CDS encoding radical SAM protein, whose translation MAGIPPGGEESLINPSHYDPDRRVIRIADREVTVGASIPSPREGEKLLRITQSICPYCYALLPAVIIEREGKLYIRKECPEHGEIEELYQGSSEFAKRIERFFVEGRGPRHVYTNLTAPCPYSCGLCPIHKNHTALANLVLTNRCDLDCWYCFFFAEKSGFVYEPTMDQIKFMVQQLLKQGVTPAIQLTGGEPLLREDIVEIVKLLREMGVRHVQLNTSITKIAKLYLLDGEEAAVKFSRALRDAGVNTIYMSFDGVSPQANPKNHWEVPFALDTFRKSGMTSVVLVPTVIRGVNTHELGDIIKFAILNKDIVRSVNFQPVSLTGMIKKAERDELRITIYDVAKLVEEQTRGQIRVGDWFPVPASVPISTFVEGFSGEFKFEMANHPECGVGTYIYASREDGEVNYTPITRMIDVHGFLDYLREKSREMTGGGSKYLIGSKLLLSVLFKYIKWDEVPSEIKGVLRKLLGEVLIKHTYESLGEWHYKFTFIGMMHFMDLYNYDVERVMRCNVHYLMPDGRVVPFCTFNVLNDVYRDYVQKRYMFTLDEWVKLRGSNSIGEAVKYRRNLDLIKRMTSHPLYMQTYNEFIHRWIDMYPWLKESAHSK comes from the coding sequence TTGGCGGGCATTCCTCCTGGAGGTGAGGAGTCCTTAATAAACCCCTCGCATTACGACCCTGACAGACGCGTGATAAGGATAGCTGACAGAGAGGTGACCGTAGGGGCTTCGATACCCAGCCCTAGGGAGGGCGAGAAACTTCTTAGAATCACTCAGTCAATATGTCCCTACTGCTATGCGTTACTCCCGGCAGTGATAATTGAGAGGGAGGGCAAGCTCTACATAAGGAAGGAATGTCCTGAGCACGGAGAGATAGAGGAGTTGTATCAAGGCTCATCCGAATTCGCTAAACGGATAGAGAGGTTCTTTGTTGAGGGGAGGGGTCCCAGGCACGTGTACACGAACCTCACCGCACCGTGTCCCTACAGTTGCGGTCTATGCCCGATACACAAGAATCACACAGCACTAGCAAACCTAGTCTTGACAAACAGGTGTGATCTAGACTGTTGGTACTGCTTCTTTTTTGCCGAGAAATCCGGCTTTGTTTACGAGCCAACGATGGATCAAATTAAGTTCATGGTTCAGCAACTACTTAAGCAGGGGGTCACGCCAGCCATACAGCTGACTGGCGGTGAGCCCCTCCTGAGGGAGGACATAGTTGAGATAGTTAAGCTACTTAGGGAGATGGGCGTCAGGCACGTCCAGCTGAACACGAGCATAACTAAGATCGCTAAGCTGTACCTCCTCGACGGTGAGGAGGCGGCGGTTAAGTTTTCGAGAGCTCTCAGGGATGCGGGGGTGAACACCATATACATGAGCTTCGACGGCGTATCGCCTCAAGCGAATCCGAAGAATCATTGGGAAGTGCCGTTCGCGTTAGACACCTTCAGGAAGTCAGGGATGACCAGCGTTGTACTGGTGCCTACGGTGATTAGGGGGGTGAACACTCACGAGTTAGGGGACATAATAAAGTTTGCCATTCTGAACAAGGACATCGTAAGGTCGGTGAACTTCCAACCGGTATCCCTCACCGGAATGATTAAGAAAGCCGAGAGGGACGAGCTGAGGATCACTATATACGATGTAGCTAAGTTGGTTGAGGAGCAGACGAGGGGTCAAATAAGGGTCGGTGATTGGTTCCCTGTCCCAGCCTCCGTACCCATATCAACATTCGTGGAGGGATTCAGCGGCGAGTTCAAGTTCGAGATGGCCAACCATCCGGAGTGCGGCGTCGGCACCTACATATACGCGTCAAGGGAGGATGGTGAAGTGAACTACACACCGATAACTAGGATGATCGACGTCCACGGCTTCCTCGACTACCTACGGGAGAAGTCGCGGGAGATGACGGGTGGCGGAAGCAAGTATTTGATAGGCTCCAAACTCCTTCTCTCCGTCCTCTTTAAGTACATTAAATGGGATGAAGTCCCTTCAGAGATAAAGGGCGTCCTACGCAAGCTGCTCGGCGAGGTGCTCATAAAGCACACCTACGAATCGCTGGGCGAGTGGCACTATAAGTTCACGTTCATCGGCATGATGCACTTCATGGATCTCTACAACTACGACGTGGAAAGGGTTATGCGGTGCAACGTCCACTACCTGATGCCGGACGGGCGCGTGGTTCCTTTCTGTACGTTTAACGTCCTAAATGATGTCTACAGGGATTACGTTCAGAAGAGGTACATGTTTACTCTGGACGAGTGGGTCAAGCTAAGAGGGTCTAACAGCATAGGGGAGGCCGTCAAGTATAGGAGGAATCTTGACCTAATAAAGAGGATGACCTCACACCCACTCTACATGCAGACCTATAATGAGTTCATTCATAGATGGATCGACATGTATCCGTGGCTTAAGGAGTCAGCCCACAGTAAGTAA
- a CDS encoding transglutaminase-like domain-containing protein, protein MIYVRLSRDLKVLREVYVVVVVSVLSRVASALVLMLAVSTPYVLFADNSYGEGVHEEFVFVDVARVLQSSIVSEGYFETPINYSEPHYIQAVKLAKVGGDVVVEHSGNRTPLKILTAEGATGYVVLNVSLTRNTCRELGIVAQALYALNITKVPVEALICMLLEGYEVSDLPPDTYRGNATSKYVMQPNSRVVEVVVPRFEGWLRERLPPNYSIADAPRTYVAVWAAYYVYGGYLIRYEASSTPRSLDEVLEKWKGDCDDMSRVLLNLLWYYGVPAKIQYGYVYIESFDYLSDFYGSLTRFVNAGPHAYVVSYVPNVGWVSVDLLAWARLIYPTLITGETTYANMSVEELKAIEDEYSAFRYVELVEVHEASRVPDALAKAIDSGNLLPRLEELVVGTPQAVESITTSTLTETPALETSSDATAATPRTGSGDGPAMAALLLAVPLILAIAVLFKVTVSRKTA, encoded by the coding sequence ATGATCTACGTCAGGCTCTCAAGGGATTTAAAAGTTTTAAGGGAAGTGTATGTGGTGGTCGTGGTATCAGTCCTTAGTAGAGTGGCGTCAGCGCTGGTGTTGATGCTAGCGGTCTCGACGCCGTATGTGTTGTTCGCTGACAACTCCTATGGGGAGGGTGTTCACGAAGAGTTCGTTTTCGTTGACGTGGCTAGGGTGCTTCAATCCTCGATTGTTTCCGAGGGCTATTTCGAGACTCCCATCAACTATAGTGAGCCGCACTACATTCAAGCTGTTAAGCTCGCTAAGGTGGGTGGCGACGTGGTTGTCGAACACTCGGGCAACAGGACTCCCCTCAAGATACTCACTGCCGAAGGCGCTACCGGTTACGTAGTTCTCAACGTATCCCTAACACGTAATACTTGCAGGGAACTCGGTATAGTGGCTCAGGCCCTCTACGCGCTGAACATCACCAAGGTGCCTGTGGAGGCGCTCATCTGTATGCTTCTTGAGGGGTATGAGGTAAGCGACCTGCCGCCGGACACATATCGTGGAAACGCAACCTCTAAGTACGTCATGCAACCCAATAGCAGGGTGGTGGAAGTCGTGGTACCTCGGTTTGAGGGGTGGTTACGTGAGAGGTTGCCGCCTAACTACAGCATTGCGGACGCACCTAGGACGTATGTAGCGGTCTGGGCCGCCTACTACGTGTATGGAGGTTACCTCATAAGGTACGAAGCCAGCTCCACCCCTAGAAGTCTAGATGAGGTTCTTGAGAAGTGGAAGGGGGACTGCGACGACATGTCTAGGGTCCTCCTTAACCTGCTCTGGTATTACGGCGTGCCGGCCAAGATTCAGTACGGGTATGTCTACATCGAGTCATTCGACTATCTATCTGACTTCTACGGATCGCTGACTAGGTTCGTTAACGCAGGGCCTCACGCGTACGTAGTTTCCTACGTACCCAACGTCGGATGGGTTTCCGTAGATCTGCTTGCATGGGCACGCCTCATATACCCGACCCTAATAACGGGGGAGACGACTTATGCGAACATGAGTGTTGAGGAGCTGAAGGCCATCGAGGACGAATACTCGGCGTTCAGATACGTGGAGCTTGTGGAAGTGCATGAGGCTAGTAGAGTACCGGACGCGCTCGCCAAGGCTATAGATAGTGGGAACCTACTCCCCAGACTTGAGGAGCTGGTTGTGGGGACGCCCCAGGCAGTGGAGAGCATAACGACGTCCACACTCACAGAGACTCCTGCCCTGGAAACATCTTCAGACGCTACTGCAGCAACGCCTCGCACGGGATCGGGCGATGGGCCTGCCATGGCCGCATTGCTGCTGGCTGTGCCTCTAATCCTGGCTATTGCGGTCCTCTTCAAGGTGACTGTCAGTCGTAAGACTGCATAA